One Drosophila virilis strain 15010-1051.87 chromosome 5, Dvir_AGI_RSII-ME, whole genome shotgun sequence DNA window includes the following coding sequences:
- the Mal-A8 gene encoding maltase A3 — MILFSKNTFACLSLVVLATLGQACQDTSATVNTKDWWQTAQFYQIYPRSFMDSDGDGIGDLNGITSKLEYLKDLGVTAAWLSPIFKSPMVDFGYDISDFFDIQPEYGTLEDFRALIKKANELDLKIILDFVPNHSSDENEWFKKSVKREKGYEDYYVWHDGKVNAETGEREPPTNWLQYFRGSAWQWVEERQQYYLHQFAVQQPDLNYRNPDVVAQMKRVLRYWLNEGVAGFRCDALPPLFEVRPDVQGQYPDEVVSGATEDTEDRDYLTTTYIENQPETIDMVYQWREVLDDYQRIHGGNSSVLLIETYSPAWFTMQFYGNRSVDGAHLPFNFNLITVMEESGLSASNVQKAIDLWLQNMPAGRTANWVLGNHDKRRAASRHGKEHIDAMNMLVMILPGASVTYQGEELGMTDGQISWEDTVDPWGCNSNPEIYEKYTRDPARTPFQWTNGTNAGFSTGSKTWLPLAADYETINVATESETEHSHLKIYKSLVALRRSLKTLQNGSTKYAAITEDVFALKRSLSGDASLVYVSNFGTADVTINLEEFDKTLPASLQLLVRSLESNKKEGVGYATQDLLLSAGEALVLSTE; from the exons atgattttattttcaaagaacACGTTTGCCTGCCTGAGTCTTGTTGTTTTGGCTACCCTTGGCCAGGCATGCCAGGACACATCAGCCACGGTGAACACCAAGGACTGGTGGCAAACAGCGCAGTTCTATCAAATCTATCCACGTTCCTTCATGGACTCTGATGGCGATGGCATCGGCGATCTGAATGGTATTACTAGCAAGTTGGAATATCTTAAGGACTTGGGCGTGACAGCTGCGTGGCTATCGCCCATCTTCAAGTCTCCCATGGTGGACTTTGGCTACGATATTTCTGACTTCTTTGACATACAGCCGGAGTATGGCACATTAGAGGATTTTCGAGCACTTATTAAGAAAGCCAACGAGCTGGATCTGAAGATTATTCTGGACTTTGTGCCGAACCACTCCAGTGATGAGAACGAATGGTTTAAGAAGTCTGTAAAGCGGGAGAAGGGCTACGAGGACTACTATGTATGGCACGACGGGAAGGTCAATGCTGAAACTGGAGAGCGGGAGCCCCCCACGAATTGGTTGCAATACTTTCGGGGAAGTGCCTGGCAGTGGGTCGAGGAGCGTCAACAGTACTACCTGCACCAGTTTGCGGTACAGCAGCCGGATTTGAACTATCGTAATCCGGATGTGGTAGCTCAGATGAAGCGCGTGCTGCGCTATTGGCTTAACGAGGGCGTCGCTGGCTTCCGATGTGATGCGCTGCCACCACTGTTTGAAGTACGCCCTGATGTCCAAGGTCAGTATCCCGATGAGGTGGTGAGTGGCGCCACGGAGGACACGGAAGATCGCGACTATTTGACAACGACGTACATTGAGAACCAGCCGGAAACCATTGACATGGTGTATCAGTGGCGCGAGGTGCTTGATGATTATCAGCGGATTCACGGCGGCAACTCGAGTGTGCTGCTGATTGAGACGTACTCCCCGGCCTGGTTCACCATGCAGTTCTATGGCAACCGGTCTGTAGATGGCGCTCACCTGCCATTTAATTTCAACTTGATAACTGTGATGGAAGAGAGCGGTTTGAGTGCCAGCAATGTGCAGAAGGCCATTGATCTGTGGCTGCAGAACATGCCCGCCGGACGCACTGCCAACTGGGTG CTGGGCAATCACGACAAGCGCAGGGCGGCCAGTCGACACGGTAAGGAGCACATTGATGCTATGAATATGCTGGTCATGATTTTGCCTGGCGCCAGTGTCACGTACCAAGGCGAGGAGCTGGGAATGACTGATGGCCAAATCAGCTGGGAGGACACTGTTGATCCCTGGGGCTGCAATTCCAATCCAGAAATTTACGAGAAATACACCAGAGATCCCGCACGCACGCCCTTCCAATGGACTAACGGCACAAATGCTGGCTTCTCAACTGGCTCGAAGACTTGGCTGCCTCTGGCTGCTGACTATGAGACTATCAATGTGGCCACGGAATCCGAAACGGAGCACTCCCATTTAAAAATCTACAAGTCGCTGGTGGCGCTGCGCCGCAGCCTGAAAACGCTGCAAAACGGTTCCACCAAATATGCGGCGATTACTGAGGATGTTTTCGCCCTGAAGCG TTCGCTTTCTGGAGATGCCAGCCTTGTGTACGTGTCCAACTTCGGCACGGCAGATGTTACGATCAATCTGGAAGAGTTCGATAAGACCTTGCCGGCCAGCTTGCAACTGCTCGTGCGCAGCTTGGAGTCCAATAAAAAAGAGGG TGTTGGATACGCCACCCAGGATCTGCTGCTATCGGCTGGAGAGGCTTTGGTTTTAAGCACTGAATAA
- the LOC6624847 gene encoding maltase A1, protein MLSLVLLGQTCQDTTTAENNSKDWWQTAQFYQIYPRSFMDSDGDGIGDLNGITSKLEYLKDLGVTAAWLSPIFKSPMVDFGYDISDFFDIQPEYGTLEDFRALIKKANELDLKIILDFVPNHSSDENEWFKKSVKREKGYEDYYVWHDGKVNAETGEREPPSNWLQAFRGSAWQWVEERQQYYLHQFAVQQADLNYRNPDVVAQMKRVLRYWLNEGVAGFRCDAVPVLFEVEMDENGQYADEEVSGLTDDVDSRNYLKSELIENRPETIDMAYQWRTVMDDHQRIYGGDTRVLLIETYAPPAYTMQFYGNRSVEGAHLPFNFNLITVPASNGVSASSIKTAVDNWLLNMPAGRTANWVIGNHDQRRAASRYGVANTDAMNMLVMIMPGGSVTYQGEELGMTDGWISWEDTQDPAACNSNQSLYEQLTRDPSRTPFHWTSGTNAGFSTATKTWLPLAENYKTVNVEVESAATRSHLKIYKALVALRKSSKTLQNGSTKYAVLNENVFVAKRYLSGSPSIVYVANLGSSGTTIDLDQFDKTLPSHLTLQIRSLNSTKAEGALFERNGLSLAAGEALVMSAS, encoded by the exons ATGCTCAGCCTGGTGCTTCTTGGCCAGACATGCCAggacacaacaacagcagaaaacAATTCGAAGGACTGGTGGCAAACAGCGCAGTTCTATCAAATCTATCCACGCTCCTTCATGGACTCTGATGGCGATGGCATCGGCGATCTGAATGGTATTACTAGCAAGTTGGAGTATCTTAAGGACTTGGGCGTGACAGCTGCGTGGCTATCGCCCATCTTCAAGTCTCCCATGGTGGACTTTGGCTACGATATCTCTGACTTTTTTGACATACAGCCGGAGTATGGCACATTAGAGGATTTTCGAGCACTTATTAAGAAAGCCAACGAGCTGGATTTGAAAATTATTCTGGACTTTGTGCCGAACCACTCCAGTGATGAGAACGAATGGTTTAAGAAGTCTGTAAAGCGGGAGAAGGGCTACGAGGACTACTATGTATGGCACGACGGAAAGGTCAATGCTGAAACTGGAGAGCGGGAGCCTCCTTCCAACTGGTTGCAGGCATTCAGAGGCAGTGCCTGGCAGTGGGTCGAGGAGCGTCAACAGTACTACCTGCACCAGTTTGCGGTGCAGCAGGCGGATCTCAACTACCGCAATCCGGATGTGGTAGCTCAGATGAAGCGCGTGCTGCGCTATTGGTTGAACGAGGGCGTCGCTGGCTTCCGATGTGATGCGGTGCCGGTGCTTTTCGAGGTCGAGATGGATGAGAATGGCCAGTATGCGGACGAAGAAGTGAGTGGCTTAACCGACGACGTGGATAGTCGCAACTATTTGAAGAGCGAGCTGATTGAGAACAGACCTGAGACCATCGATATGGCCTACCAGTGGCGTACTGTGATGGACGACCATCAGCGCATTTATGGCGGGGACACTCGAGTACTTCTTATTGAGACATACGCCCCGCCTGCCTACACCATGCAGTTCTATGGCAATCGCTCGGTGGAGGGCGCTCATCTGCCCTTTAATTTCAATCTGATTACCGTGCCGGCGAGTAACGGCGTCTCGGCAAGCTCTATTAAGACAGCTGTGGACAACTGGCTTCTGAACATGCCTGCCGGACGCACTGCCAACTGGGTGATTGGCAATCACGATCAGCGCAGAGCGGCCAGTCGCTATGGGGTGGCCAACACGGATGCCATGAATATGCTGGTCATGATTATGCCCGGCGGAAGTGTTACCTACCAGGGCGAGGAGCTGGGCATGACGGATGGTTGGATCAGCTGGGAGGATACTCAAGATCCTGCTGCCTGCAATTCCAACCAGAGCCTCTACGAACAGCTCACACGTGATCCATCACGGACGCCTTTTCATTGGACAAGTGGCACCAATGCGGGCTTTTCCACAGCCACTAAGACATGGCTTCCACTTGCCGAGAACTATAAAACCGTCAATGTGGAGGTGGAATCGGCGGCCACTCGCTCCCATCTTAAGATATACAAGGCGCTGGTGGCACTGCGTAAGAGTTCCAAGACTCTACAGAACGGCTCTACCAAATATGCTGTTCTCAACGAAAATGTCTTTGTAGCAAAGCG CTACTTGTCTGGATCTCCCAGCATTGTTTATGTGGCCAACTTAGGCAGCAGCGGCACCACAATTGATCTTGACCAGTTTGACAAGACTTTGCCATCTCACTTGACTTTGCAGATTCGCAGCCTGAACTCCACAAAGGCAGAGGG ggCTCTGTTTGAGCGCAACGGTCTCAGCTTGGCTGCTGGAGAGGCTCTGGTTATGAGTGCCAGTTAA